The following coding sequences are from one Pigmentibacter sp. JX0631 window:
- a CDS encoding zinc-binding alcohol dehydrogenase family protein: protein MFAFRPFYNPSTEKIQFSKVELPMPDLKDQDILVKVAAISVNPADYKIALWKKDMPEQNIIGWDVAGVVENVGKNVKNFKVGDKVFYAGALNRQGANAEYHVVDERIVGYMPQSLSFKEAAAVPLTSLTAFEALFEQLKISEDKSTKPKKILLIGAAGGVGSMAIQLLKKLTNCIVIATASRSESIAWVKSLGADFTIDHTKNFLPQLTALGINEVDYSFFINGTEQYFDQISDNMKPFGKIVAIDDPENKFDLMKLKGKSLTFSWELMFTHSLYETEDMIKQHHILNKISQLIDTKTIKTTIANDLGTISEETLEQSHDLLKTGKTIGKIVLTF, encoded by the coding sequence ATGTTTGCTTTTAGACCTTTCTATAATCCCTCAACAGAAAAGATCCAATTTTCAAAAGTAGAATTGCCAATGCCTGATTTAAAAGACCAAGATATTCTTGTAAAAGTAGCAGCAATTTCTGTTAATCCAGCTGACTACAAAATAGCACTTTGGAAAAAAGATATGCCCGAACAAAATATTATTGGCTGGGATGTTGCTGGGGTTGTTGAAAATGTTGGAAAGAATGTTAAAAATTTTAAAGTTGGCGATAAAGTTTTTTATGCAGGAGCATTGAATCGTCAAGGTGCAAATGCTGAATATCATGTTGTTGATGAAAGAATTGTTGGATATATGCCACAAAGTCTTTCTTTCAAGGAGGCTGCGGCTGTTCCTTTAACTTCTTTAACTGCCTTTGAAGCATTATTTGAACAATTAAAAATATCTGAAGATAAAAGCACTAAACCTAAGAAAATTTTATTAATTGGTGCTGCTGGTGGTGTCGGTTCAATGGCCATTCAGCTTCTAAAGAAACTGACAAATTGTATTGTAATAGCAACGGCTTCAAGATCTGAATCAATAGCCTGGGTAAAATCACTAGGAGCAGATTTTACTATTGATCACACAAAAAACTTTTTGCCGCAATTAACAGCACTAGGCATTAATGAAGTTGATTATTCTTTTTTTATTAATGGAACAGAACAATATTTTGATCAAATTTCGGATAATATGAAACCATTTGGAAAAATCGTTGCAATTGATGATCCAGAAAATAAGTTTGATTTGATGAAATTAAAAGGAAAATCATTAACATTTTCTTGGGAATTAATGTTCACTCACTCTCTTTATGAAACTGAAGATATGATTAAGCAGCACCATATTTTAAATAAAATATCACAACTTATAGATACAAAGACAATAAAAACAACAATTGCAAATGATTTAGGAACTATTTCAGAAGAAACATTAGAACAATCGCACGATCTGTTAAAAACAGGAAAAACAATTGGAAAAATAGTATTAACTTTTTAA
- a CDS encoding LysR family transcriptional regulator has translation MKINNLDEIRAFVLLYQEKSYTKVAAKLKISKAALSNKIKTLEENIHFSLFHRSTRIVTATQEAENFYSHALKILDYVKELELSYSDIKKMEGKIHLTCSNSIAVSFLGKVIPEFMQLYKDISIELTVTDSYLDLLENNIDLAIRIGNLPSSSLVGKKMGTNKLIFACSPEYLSVNSLPTSLDGLNKHKIAYLDIHEKLQFVKSKIKLTSLKCKRDLKTNYSNVINQYGVNGGGIIVRSFWDIKDYLSQRKLIEIKFDDFLEDYGNIWLLTTNSRYENLRIKTLFQFILEKWKFYNN, from the coding sequence ATGAAAATCAATAATTTAGATGAGATAAGAGCTTTTGTGCTCCTTTACCAAGAAAAAAGTTATACAAAAGTTGCTGCTAAATTAAAAATATCTAAGGCTGCTTTATCTAATAAAATAAAAACATTAGAGGAAAATATTCATTTTTCATTATTTCACCGCAGTACAAGAATTGTTACTGCAACTCAAGAAGCAGAAAATTTTTATTCCCATGCTTTAAAAATATTGGATTATGTAAAAGAGCTGGAGTTATCGTATTCAGATATAAAAAAAATGGAAGGTAAAATACACTTAACATGTTCAAACTCAATTGCAGTTAGTTTTTTAGGGAAAGTTATTCCTGAGTTTATGCAATTGTATAAAGATATAAGTATTGAACTAACAGTTACAGATAGTTATTTAGATTTACTTGAAAATAATATTGATCTGGCTATCCGAATAGGAAATTTACCTTCATCTTCATTGGTTGGAAAAAAAATGGGAACAAATAAATTAATTTTTGCATGTTCTCCTGAATACTTGTCAGTTAATTCTTTACCTACCAGTTTAGATGGGTTAAATAAACATAAAATAGCTTATTTAGATATTCATGAAAAATTACAATTTGTTAAATCTAAAATCAAATTAACTAGTTTAAAATGTAAACGTGATTTAAAAACGAATTATTCAAATGTAATTAATCAATATGGGGTAAATGGAGGTGGAATAATCGTGCGATCTTTTTGGGATATAAAAGATTATCTTTCACAAAGAAAACTAATTGAAATTAAATTTGATGATTTTTTAGAAGATTATGGAAATATTTGGCTACTAACGACAAATAGCCGGTATGAAAATTTAAGAATAAAAACTTTATTTCAATTTATATTAGAAAAGTGGAAATTTTACAATAATTAA
- a CDS encoding argininosuccinate synthase yields MQQKIILGYSGGLDTSIMIHWLLENYNCEVITVTCNLGQGLDEIQGIKQKAITSGASKAYILDVQNEFITEYLWKLVKSGAKYENHYLLGTISRPLIAKKLVEIAKLENGTAICHGATGKGNDQVRFELAIKAFDSKINIIAPWRKWAISSRSEAIEFAKQRSIPITATKEVPYSIDKNIWYVSHEGGDLEEIQSEHNANFYEMCSKLEETENFPEFIDIEFHQGIPVALNGINLSPILILEELNKLGSKHGIGVIDLIENRLIGMKSRGVYETPGGTILYSAHEKLESICLDKMLIQMKHKLSMDYAKIIYDGFWFTPIREALDSFFDYTQQNVSGIIKLKLYKGHCIFAGCESNKSLFNKNFATFEKDECYNQSEAEGFINLLGLPIKIQTMLNENNFSINKTMLREQFKA; encoded by the coding sequence ATGCAGCAAAAAATTATACTTGGTTATTCAGGAGGTTTAGATACCTCAATTATGATTCATTGGTTGTTAGAAAATTATAATTGTGAAGTAATTACAGTTACATGTAATTTAGGACAAGGTCTTGATGAAATACAGGGAATAAAACAAAAAGCGATAACATCAGGAGCTTCAAAAGCTTATATTCTAGATGTGCAAAATGAGTTTATTACTGAATATTTATGGAAACTTGTAAAATCAGGAGCTAAATATGAAAACCATTACTTGCTTGGAACGATTTCAAGACCCTTAATTGCAAAAAAACTAGTTGAAATTGCTAAACTTGAAAATGGAACTGCCATATGTCACGGAGCTACAGGTAAAGGCAACGACCAAGTCAGGTTTGAACTTGCAATCAAAGCTTTTGACTCAAAAATAAATATAATTGCTCCATGGAGAAAATGGGCTATTTCTTCAAGAAGTGAAGCAATAGAATTTGCAAAACAAAGATCAATTCCCATTACTGCTACAAAAGAAGTGCCATATTCGATAGATAAAAATATCTGGTATGTTTCTCATGAGGGAGGTGATCTGGAAGAAATACAAAGTGAACATAATGCAAATTTTTATGAAATGTGTTCTAAATTAGAAGAAACTGAAAATTTTCCTGAATTCATTGATATTGAATTTCATCAAGGAATTCCTGTAGCTTTAAATGGTATAAATTTATCCCCAATTCTAATTCTAGAAGAATTAAATAAACTAGGAAGTAAACATGGGATAGGTGTGATAGATCTTATAGAAAATAGATTAATTGGAATGAAATCACGTGGTGTTTATGAAACTCCTGGAGGAACTATTCTGTACTCGGCTCATGAAAAGCTTGAAAGTATTTGTTTAGATAAAATGCTAATTCAAATGAAACACAAACTATCAATGGATTATGCTAAAATTATATATGATGGTTTTTGGTTCACACCAATAAGAGAAGCATTAGATTCTTTTTTTGATTATACACAACAGAATGTGTCAGGAATTATAAAACTTAAATTATATAAAGGGCATTGCATTTTTGCAGGCTGTGAATCTAATAAAAGTTTATTTAATAAGAATTTTGCTACTTTTGAAAAAGATGAATGCTACAATCAAAGTGAAGCTGAAGGATTTATTAATCTTCTGGGTCTTCCTATAAAAATCCAAACGATGTTAAATGAAAATAATTTTTCAATTAATAAAACTATGCTTCGTGAACAATTTAAAGCTTAA